The following proteins are co-located in the Mobula hypostoma chromosome 4, sMobHyp1.1, whole genome shotgun sequence genome:
- the rpl34 gene encoding large ribosomal subunit protein eL34 has product MVQRLTYRRRLSYNTTSNKKRLSRTPGNRIVFLYTKKVGKAPKSACGICPGRLRGIRAVRPKVLMRLSKTKKHVSRAYGGSMCAKCVRDRIKRAFLIEEQKIVVKVLKAQAQSQKSK; this is encoded by the exons ATGGTTCAGCGTCTGACATACCGCCGTAGGTTGTCCTACAACACCACCTCCAACAAGAAAAGACT CTCCCGGACACCTGGAAACCGCATTGTGTTCTTGTACACCAAGAAAGTGGGCAAGGCACCAAAGTCGGCATGTGGAATCTGTCCTGGAAGACTGCGTGGT ATTCGGGCTGTTCGACCCAAGGTCCTCATGAGATTGTCGAAGACCAAGAAACACGTCAGTAGAGCCTATGGTGGTTCTATGTGTGCCAAGTGTGTACGTGACAG aattaAGCGTGCATTCCTTATTGAGGAACAGAAGATAGTGGTGAAGGTGCTGAAGGCACAAGCACAGAGCCAGAAGTCAAAGTGA